In the Campylobacter sputorum subsp. sputorum genome, AAAAAAATTTTTAAAAGATGGAAAAATTTATGAAGCAAATAAATTTTTAGGTAGAGAGTATTGTATTGAGGGTAATGTTATAAAAGGTCAAGGCATTGGCAAAAAAGAAATTTATCCTACTTTAAATTTATATATAAAAGATTATATCTTACCAAAAGATGGTGTTTATGCCTCAAGAGTAAGAATAAATAAAAAATATTATGATTGTGTAACTTTTATAGGCAATAGAGTTTCTAGTGATAATAATTTTGCAGTAGAAACGCACATTATAGATGAAAATATTGATGAAAAAGTAGATTTTGTCGAGCTATATTTTGTAGATTATATAAGAGGTAACGCTAAATTTAGCTCTTTTTGTGAATTAAAAAAACAGATAAGTATAGATATACAAAAAGCTAAAATAATGCTTGAAAATTTCAGACAATACTAAATTAAACAAAGATTATAGATGAAAGACAATATTTTTAAAAAACCAATTTCAAAACAGTTCGAATTTGATGAAAGCGTAGCAACGGTTTTTGATGATATGATATCCCGCTCTGTTCCGTATTATGAAATTTCTCAAAGCTTAAGTGTGGATATTTTATCAAAAATACTAAAAGAAAATGCCGTAGTTTGTGATCTTGGTTGTTCGACTGCTTCAACTTTATTAAAATTATATGATTTAAGAAAAGATTTGATTTTCTACGGATACGACAATGCCCCAAAAATGCTTGAAATAGCTAAAAATAAGTCCATAGCATATGGTGCAAAAATAGTGTTTAAAGAGTGCGACATACTTGATTGTGAGTTTGTAAAAAGTGATGCGTTTATTTTAAATTATACTTTGCAATTTATCAGACCTATAAAAAGAGATGAGTTTATAAAAAAACTTTATAACAATTTAAACGATGATGGGGTATTGTTATTTTCCGAAAAACTTGTTTTTGAAGATAAAAAATTTACAAAAAATATTATAGAAATTTATGAAGATTATAAAGAAAAACAAGGATATAGTAAATTTGAAATATCTCAAAAAAGAGAAGCATTGGAAAATGTTTTGATTCCATATACTCAAGAAGAAAATTATCAAATGGTAAAAAATGCTGGATTTAAAAATATTGAATGTATATTTAAGTGGGCAAATTTTGCAGTTTTTTTAGCTTTTTAACAAAAATTTTTATGTTTTTTATATATTTTTGTTACAAAGTATTGACATAGATTATTTTTTAAGATATAATTTGCTTTCACGATTTAAGGATGCTGGTGTAGCTCAGTTGGTAGAGCTACTGCCTTGTAAGCAGTAGGTCGGCGGTTCAAGTCCGTTCACCAGCTCCATTTTGTGTAACAGTGTTTGACCAGACAATAAAAGCAATATTTTGAGGTGAGATACTCAAGAGGCCAACGAGGGCAGACTGTAAATCTGCTGACTATGTCTTCCGTGGTTCGAATCCACGTCTCACCACCATTGCTACATGCGGGAGTAGCTCAGTTGGCTAGAGCATCAGCCTTCCAAGCTGAGGGTCGCGGGTTCGAGCCCCGTTTCCCGCTCCACTTTTGGATACCTAAAACTGGGAGCTGTAGATATCTTAAAACAGTTTACTAGCCATGGTTTCCATTATAGTTGTTTGTGAATAAGAAGCGAAACTCTGCTTTGCCTTGACACTTAAAGTGCTCATATGGCTCAGAGGTAGAGCACTTCCTTGGTAAGGAAGAGGTCGCGGGTTCAAGTCCCGCTATGAGCTCCACGCTAAGTATTGCTTATATACACAAACTTGATATTAAAAAAATATATCATAAGACGGAGGAAGAAATGGCTAAAGAAAAATTTACACGTAACAAGCCACACGTAAACATTGGTACTATTGGTCACGTTGATCATGGTAAAACTACTTTAACAGCTGCTATATCTGCGGTTCTATCAAGAAGAGGTCTTGCTGAGCTTAAAGATTATGACAATATTGATAATGCGCCTGAAGAAAAAGAGCGTGGTATTACTATTGCTACATCACACATAGAGTATGAAACAGAAAAACGCCACTATGCGCATGTTGACTGCCCTGGTCACGCTGACTATGTTAAAAACATGATTACTGGTGCTGCGCAAATGGATGGTGCTATTCTTGTATGTTCAGCTGCAGATGGTCCAATGCCACAGACTAGAGAGCATATTCTACTATCAAGACAAGTTGGTGTTCCATACATAGTTGTTTTCTTAAATAAAGAAGATATGGTTGATGATGCTGAGCTTATAGAGTTGGTTGAAGTTGAGGTTAGAGATTTATTAAATGAATATGATTTCCCTGGAGATGATACTCCAATCGTAATAGGTTCTGCTCTTAAAGCTTTAGAAGAAGCAAAAGCTGGAACAGAGGGTGAATGGTCTGCTAAAATTATGAAACTTATGGATGCTGTTGATAGCTATATCCCAACTCCAACAAGAGATACAGATAAAGATTTCCTTATGCCAATCGAAGATATCTTCTCAATTTCTGGTCGTGGTACAGTTGTAACAGGTAGAATTGAAAAAGGTGTAGTAAAAGTTGGCGAGACTATTGAGATAGTTGGTATTAGACCTACTCAAACAACAACAGTTACTGGTGTTGAAATGTTTAGA is a window encoding:
- a CDS encoding bifunctional riboflavin kinase/FAD synthetase, with the translated sequence MHLDKFDIDSIAIGTFDGIHKGHKELLKKLTKKGALLVIQMYKKCLTPGAKRSQYSKFPCFYYDFELIKNMSGDEFINALCNDFVNLKTIVVGCDFRFGKNRACDTIDLKNFFSGETIVVDEFKIDGIGVHSSNIKKFLKDGKIYEANKFLGREYCIEGNVIKGQGIGKKEIYPTLNLYIKDYILPKDGVYASRVRINKKYYDCVTFIGNRVSSDNNFAVETHIIDENIDEKVDFVELYFVDYIRGNAKFSSFCELKKQISIDIQKAKIMLENFRQY
- the tuf gene encoding elongation factor Tu encodes the protein MAKEKFTRNKPHVNIGTIGHVDHGKTTLTAAISAVLSRRGLAELKDYDNIDNAPEEKERGITIATSHIEYETEKRHYAHVDCPGHADYVKNMITGAAQMDGAILVCSAADGPMPQTREHILLSRQVGVPYIVVFLNKEDMVDDAELIELVEVEVRDLLNEYDFPGDDTPIVIGSALKALEEAKAGTEGEWSAKIMKLMDAVDSYIPTPTRDTDKDFLMPIEDIFSISGRGTVVTGRIEKGVVKVGETIEIVGIRPTQTTTVTGVEMFRKELDQGEAGDNVGILLRGTKKEDVERGMVLCKPKSITPHKKFEGEVYILTKDEGGRHTPFFSNYRPQFYVRTTDVTGSISLPEGTEMVMPGDNVKLTVELINPIALEQGTRFAIREGGHTIGSGVVSKIIE
- the cmoA gene encoding carboxy-S-adenosyl-L-methionine synthase CmoA; its protein translation is MKDNIFKKPISKQFEFDESVATVFDDMISRSVPYYEISQSLSVDILSKILKENAVVCDLGCSTASTLLKLYDLRKDLIFYGYDNAPKMLEIAKNKSIAYGAKIVFKECDILDCEFVKSDAFILNYTLQFIRPIKRDEFIKKLYNNLNDDGVLLFSEKLVFEDKKFTKNIIEIYEDYKEKQGYSKFEISQKREALENVLIPYTQEENYQMVKNAGFKNIECIFKWANFAVFLAF